Proteins encoded by one window of Acetivibrio thermocellus ATCC 27405:
- a CDS encoding AAA family ATPase, whose protein sequence is MLAKIIMKNFKSFKNETVIDFTRINYKFLENNVSNNGVLKGVAFYGANASGKSNVLWAIRFLLDELFGEEKNPVTFMKCLFSDEPEFSLQYFFVIESREIHYLIDFHTEKGIINEELYLDRKLLLQRMGSTAKSGITEKKVYTDLNNKVLFLRTVYFNTGFSGDDKDNNANNNILRQWFDYMQNSIYVNPFLHRGIAYGKQDVVLNKYLENEGVKEINRFFTKYNFEYTLDYLNERKVKDVTEIVNDDNIKLVFFNRKGVNVPIPYVLESHGNQNLLNILPCFLRVVQNSGMLLVDEFSGGLHNELERLLVNYFF, encoded by the coding sequence ATGTTGGCAAAAATAATTATGAAAAACTTTAAATCTTTTAAGAATGAAACAGTTATTGATTTTACCAGAATAAATTACAAGTTTTTAGAAAACAATGTTTCGAATAATGGTGTTTTGAAAGGAGTAGCTTTTTACGGCGCAAATGCTTCAGGAAAATCAAATGTTTTATGGGCAATTCGCTTTTTATTGGATGAGCTTTTTGGGGAAGAAAAAAATCCTGTAACATTTATGAAATGCCTTTTTTCTGATGAGCCGGAATTTTCTCTACAGTACTTTTTTGTTATTGAGAGTAGGGAAATTCATTACTTGATTGATTTTCATACAGAGAAAGGAATAATTAATGAGGAATTATATCTTGATAGAAAGTTATTGCTTCAGAGAATGGGTTCGACTGCAAAGTCAGGTATTACAGAAAAGAAAGTTTATACGGATTTAAATAATAAAGTCCTTTTTTTAAGGACTGTTTATTTCAACACAGGATTTTCAGGTGATGATAAAGACAATAACGCAAATAATAATATTTTACGTCAGTGGTTTGATTACATGCAAAATTCAATATATGTTAATCCGTTTTTACACCGTGGTATAGCTTATGGCAAACAAGACGTGGTTTTAAATAAATATCTTGAAAATGAAGGTGTAAAAGAAATTAATCGATTCTTTACGAAGTATAATTTTGAATATACTCTGGATTATCTTAATGAAAGAAAGGTCAAAGATGTTACAGAAATAGTTAATGATGACAATATTAAATTAGTTTTTTTTAATCGTAAAGGTGTAAATGTACCGATTCCATATGTTCTTGAATCACATGGGAATCAGAATTTGCTTAATATACTTCCGTGCTTTCTTCGCGTTGTTCAAAACTCAGGCATGCTTCTGGTCGATGAATTTTCAGGTGGACTGCACAACGAATTAGAACGTTTGCTTGTAAATTATTTTTTTTGA
- a CDS encoding ATP-binding protein, with amino-acid sequence MKNKRNVLIISIAIIAVIVGITLYFERDNSQYMPYPDFYNYVKSGKVVSAKIGNDEVRFYLNGDQTEYRTDNPELDSFKEFLLLNGVKVTSEKSADELFVTVTDAIFSIIFFGIIIFGLYKFIDFRRSTFKVIRNNDTKFSDVAGMEDLKREMLQAVDILKHPKEYAAKGIRPINGILLEGNPGNGKTLFARALAGEAKVNFIATKATDFQSAIMSIGPAKIKALFRKARANKPCIIFIDEFDGIGEKRNYAGTGIDKENNRIIAAMLNEMDGFTREGGVMVIAATNNYKALDEALVRPGRFDKKYTVPNPDYKTRIELIKIYTKNKKLSESISIEQLAAKFEGMTCSQIETILNEAAVIATGEGHSDITESDLIEAVKKICHLTTVGVKRK; translated from the coding sequence ATGAAAAACAAAAGAAACGTATTGATTATTTCCATCGCTATAATTGCAGTCATCGTCGGCATAACTCTTTATTTTGAAAGAGACAACTCTCAATATATGCCTTACCCTGATTTTTACAATTACGTGAAGTCAGGCAAGGTGGTTTCCGCAAAAATAGGAAATGATGAAGTAAGGTTTTATTTAAACGGTGACCAGACAGAATACCGCACCGACAATCCGGAACTGGATTCCTTCAAAGAATTTTTACTCCTTAACGGAGTTAAAGTTACTTCGGAAAAAAGTGCCGATGAACTTTTCGTCACGGTTACTGATGCAATTTTCAGCATTATTTTTTTCGGGATTATAATATTCGGCTTGTATAAATTTATTGATTTCAGAAGAAGCACATTTAAAGTTATTCGCAACAACGACACAAAATTTTCAGATGTTGCCGGCATGGAAGATTTAAAAAGAGAAATGCTTCAGGCCGTGGACATCTTAAAACATCCCAAAGAGTATGCGGCAAAAGGAATACGCCCGATAAACGGTATTCTGCTTGAAGGCAATCCCGGAAACGGGAAAACATTGTTTGCAAGGGCATTGGCAGGAGAAGCCAAAGTCAATTTCATTGCCACCAAGGCCACGGATTTTCAAAGTGCAATCATGTCCATAGGACCTGCCAAAATTAAGGCCCTGTTTAGAAAAGCCCGTGCCAACAAGCCCTGCATCATATTCATAGACGAGTTTGATGGAATAGGTGAAAAACGCAATTATGCCGGAACCGGAATTGACAAAGAAAACAACAGAATTATTGCCGCAATGCTAAATGAAATGGATGGTTTTACCCGTGAAGGCGGTGTTATGGTTATTGCCGCAACCAACAATTACAAGGCCCTTGATGAAGCATTGGTGCGTCCGGGAAGGTTTGACAAAAAATACACCGTTCCTAACCCGGATTATAAAACCAGAATTGAATTGATAAAAATATATACAAAAAACAAAAAATTGTCCGAAAGCATATCAATTGAACAACTGGCCGCAAAATTTGAAGGCATGACCTGTTCCCAGATAGAAACAATACTTAATGAAGCCGCAGTAATTGCCACCGGCGAAGGTCACAGTGATATAACGGAAAGCGACCTTATCGAGGCAGTAAAAAAGATATGTCATCTTACAACAGTAGGAGTAAAAAGAAAATAA
- a CDS encoding transporter substrate-binding domain-containing protein — translation MKKSFIFTVIMLMLFSLILAGCNSDSKVSGAKRAKVIDIQLTQEEYAFGVDKNQPELLAKVNEFISQIKSDGTLQKISDKYFSDGEPEPVISAVEDSSKDQLVVATNAAFEPFEYTLGGSEYYGIDMEIAALLAEYLGKELVIKNMDFDAVCLSVGQGKADIAMSGLTVKEDRKEYVTFSDTYYNASQKLIVREDDNTFDNCKTAADVEAILSSLSSDTKIGVQTGTTGQFYVEGDEDWGFEGYNVKCVGYKSGSLAVQDMLNGNIDFVIIDEAPADSIVRAINELN, via the coding sequence ATGAAAAAGAGTTTTATTTTTACCGTTATAATGCTGATGCTTTTTAGTCTTATCCTCGCAGGTTGCAATTCGGACAGCAAAGTTTCAGGCGCCAAACGTGCCAAAGTTATTGACATTCAGTTAACCCAGGAGGAATATGCTTTTGGAGTTGATAAAAACCAACCGGAACTGCTTGCAAAGGTAAATGAGTTTATTTCGCAAATCAAGTCCGATGGAACCCTTCAAAAAATAAGCGACAAATATTTCAGTGACGGGGAACCTGAACCTGTTATATCTGCAGTGGAAGACAGCAGCAAAGACCAGCTTGTAGTTGCCACAAATGCGGCGTTTGAGCCTTTTGAATATACTCTCGGAGGCAGCGAGTATTACGGTATTGATATGGAAATTGCCGCACTTCTTGCAGAATATCTCGGAAAAGAGCTTGTAATCAAAAACATGGACTTTGATGCCGTTTGCCTTTCCGTAGGCCAGGGAAAAGCCGACATTGCAATGTCCGGTCTTACGGTAAAAGAGGACAGGAAAGAGTATGTTACATTCTCGGACACATATTATAATGCTTCCCAAAAACTTATTGTCAGAGAAGACGACAATACATTTGACAACTGTAAAACCGCTGCTGATGTGGAAGCAATTCTTTCAAGCTTAAGCAGTGATACAAAAATCGGTGTTCAGACAGGTACAACCGGCCAATTCTATGTTGAAGGCGATGAAGACTGGGGTTTTGAGGGCTATAATGTTAAATGCGTAGGTTACAAGTCAGGCTCTCTTGCCGTTCAGGACATGCTCAACGGCAACATTGACTTTGTCATTATTGATGAGGCTCCTGCCGACAGCATAGTAAGAGCAATTAATGAGCTTAACTAA
- a CDS encoding amino acid ABC transporter permease codes for MGNFDRKLIKFWEIFYNNKGYIKVLEGLKNTLYIAILGLVIGIIIGTLIATVKVMPKYKKLPRILNAICDFYVGLFRGTPVVVQLLVAYYVVLPLLGINLSALTVCVLVFGLNSGAYVSEIMRSGIMSVDHGQMEAGRALGLSYRVTMLKIVIPQAVKNILPTLGNEFIALIKETSVVSFVGAADLYVAFSYIGTNSYEFMVPYLAMALIYIALVMIIASLIKVMERRLRKSDRRN; via the coding sequence ATGGGGAATTTTGATAGAAAACTGATTAAGTTCTGGGAAATTTTTTATAATAACAAAGGTTATATCAAAGTTCTTGAAGGGCTTAAGAATACACTTTACATTGCAATTTTGGGACTTGTGATAGGAATTATCATTGGTACGTTAATTGCTACTGTCAAAGTGATGCCCAAATACAAAAAATTACCCAGGATACTAAATGCGATATGTGATTTTTATGTTGGGCTATTCAGGGGAACACCGGTTGTTGTGCAGCTCCTGGTGGCCTATTATGTAGTTTTGCCCCTTCTTGGCATAAATTTGTCCGCACTTACCGTGTGCGTGCTGGTATTTGGTCTTAACAGCGGTGCTTATGTTTCTGAAATAATGAGAAGCGGCATCATGTCAGTAGACCACGGTCAGATGGAAGCAGGCCGGGCTCTGGGCCTGAGCTACCGCGTCACAATGCTCAAAATAGTTATCCCTCAGGCTGTTAAAAATATTCTCCCCACTCTGGGAAATGAATTTATAGCTTTGATTAAAGAAACTTCCGTTGTAAGTTTTGTCGGTGCTGCCGATTTGTATGTCGCTTTTAGTTATATAGGCACAAACAGTTATGAATTTATGGTTCCATACCTTGCAATGGCGCTTATTTATATCGCACTGGTTATGATAATTGCATCTCTCATAAAAGTAATGGAAAGGAGGCTCAGAAAGAGTGATAGACGTAATTAA
- a CDS encoding amino acid ABC transporter ATP-binding protein, whose amino-acid sequence MIDVINLKKSYGDLEVLKGITVSIKEGEKVAIIGPSGSGKSTFLRCLNCMEDPTSGSIIFEGVDIADMRVDINLYRRHMGMVFQQFNLFNNKTVIENIMLAPVYLGIHDLNVMKFKNFFIKFRNIFSKEKKPLYEINTTREKIKADARENAMRLLKRIGLEDKADVYPSTLSGGQKQRIAIIRALAMNPKVILFDEPTSALDPEMVGEVLDLIRQLADEGITMVIVTHEMGFAREVATRVLFMDDGRILEDNTPEEIFSNPQNPRTREFLSKVL is encoded by the coding sequence GTGATAGACGTAATTAATCTAAAGAAAAGCTACGGAGACCTTGAAGTTTTAAAAGGTATCACGGTCAGTATCAAAGAAGGTGAAAAAGTTGCCATCATAGGTCCGTCCGGAAGCGGAAAAAGCACCTTTCTGCGTTGCCTCAACTGCATGGAAGACCCCACAAGCGGATCCATTATATTTGAAGGTGTGGATATTGCAGATATGAGAGTTGACATCAACCTTTACCGACGTCATATGGGTATGGTTTTTCAGCAATTCAACCTGTTTAATAATAAAACTGTTATTGAAAATATAATGCTTGCACCGGTATATTTAGGGATACATGACCTTAACGTAATGAAATTTAAAAATTTCTTTATAAAGTTTCGAAATATATTCAGTAAAGAAAAAAAGCCTCTGTATGAAATCAATACCACCCGTGAAAAAATAAAGGCAGATGCAAGAGAAAATGCCATGCGCCTGCTTAAAAGAATTGGGCTTGAAGACAAAGCGGATGTCTATCCGTCAACCCTTTCGGGCGGACAGAAGCAAAGAATAGCAATAATTCGTGCTCTTGCAATGAATCCGAAAGTTATTCTGTTTGATGAACCCACTTCGGCCCTTGACCCCGAAATGGTAGGAGAAGTTCTTGACCTTATCAGGCAGCTTGCTGACGAAGGAATAACAATGGTTATTGTAACTCATGAAATGGGATTTGCAAGGGAAGTAGCCACCAGAGTTTTGTTTATGGATGACGGCAGGATTCTGGAGGACAATACCCCTGAGGAAATTTTCTCAAATCCTCAAAATCCAAGAACCAGAGAATTTTTGTCAAAGGTATTATAA
- a CDS encoding protein-glutamate methylesterase/protein-glutamine glutaminase, whose protein sequence is MQQYGVLVVDDSSFMRRCISLIIEKDPQLFVIGIARSGVEAIEKVHRLKPDIVTMDVEMPEMDGMTALKEIMRTCPVPVVMLSNRTDKDPKATFQALELGAADFYLKSALLQENVKPEIIKEFLDKLKAIAQKARKTADKEREQNTASENMSEILENILNKPESSIETKSGSADLLIIGCSTGGPSALQSILPRFPKDTHVPIVVLQHMPPGFTKPLAERFDAICNLHVKEAEDGDILEAGNIYIAPAGYQTFLDKKADNVIALRVEDCPAVETLYRPSINVTLDSAAPIYRERLLSVILTGMGNDGLIGCETVKKYNGKVIVEAEESCVVYGMPKVIYEAGLADVQVPLSNIFHEIMHYI, encoded by the coding sequence ATGCAGCAGTATGGAGTATTAGTGGTGGATGACTCATCTTTTATGCGAAGATGTATAAGCTTGATAATAGAAAAGGATCCTCAGCTTTTTGTTATAGGAATTGCAAGAAGCGGTGTTGAAGCGATAGAAAAAGTACACAGGCTCAAACCAGACATTGTGACAATGGATGTGGAGATGCCTGAAATGGACGGTATGACTGCCTTAAAGGAGATTATGAGGACTTGTCCGGTTCCTGTTGTAATGTTGAGTAACCGAACCGATAAGGACCCAAAGGCGACTTTTCAGGCTTTGGAATTGGGTGCTGCAGACTTTTATTTAAAAAGTGCATTGCTGCAAGAGAATGTGAAACCGGAAATAATAAAGGAGTTTTTGGATAAGTTGAAAGCTATTGCCCAAAAGGCAAGAAAAACTGCAGATAAAGAACGGGAACAGAATACTGCTTCTGAAAATATGTCCGAGATTCTTGAAAACATTTTGAACAAACCGGAAAGTTCCATTGAAACGAAGTCCGGATCGGCCGACTTGTTAATAATAGGGTGCTCCACCGGAGGGCCTTCCGCGTTGCAGTCCATTCTTCCACGTTTTCCCAAGGATACCCATGTGCCAATTGTTGTTCTGCAGCATATGCCTCCAGGGTTTACAAAGCCTCTGGCTGAGCGTTTTGACGCTATTTGTAATTTACACGTCAAAGAAGCTGAAGACGGTGATATTCTTGAGGCCGGCAATATTTATATAGCTCCGGCCGGCTACCAAACCTTCCTTGATAAAAAAGCAGATAATGTAATAGCTTTGAGGGTGGAAGACTGTCCTGCTGTTGAAACGCTTTACAGACCGTCTATTAATGTAACCCTTGATTCTGCGGCGCCTATCTATAGAGAACGGTTGCTGTCGGTTATCCTTACGGGAATGGGAAATGACGGACTTATCGGATGCGAGACCGTCAAAAAATACAATGGGAAGGTAATTGTTGAGGCAGAGGAATCCTGCGTTGTATATGGTATGCCGAAGGTGATTTATGAAGCAGGACTTGCTGATGTTCAAGTACCTTTGTCAAACATTTTTCACGAAATAATGCACTATATCTGA
- a CDS encoding CheR family methyltransferase has product MDTFGLIQLAELIYEYCGIDFFKNLSSLESKISERLKELGLSCWEYGGYLRVEPKEWDTLIDLITVNETYFFREENLLEEFQKVILPKYKDRTPNNPLRIWSSACSSGEEPYTLAILSEETGLFETGAVEIIASDIDKKVLEKARRGLYNKKSFSFRTMPKEILDKYFISFGDDYKVKDSIRAMVDFRRVNLLDENKLEKVGEVDIVFCRNVLIYFDTKAINKVINSLYKVLRAGGYLFLGHAETITGMNTGFETIYTPSAFYYRKGERH; this is encoded by the coding sequence ATGGATACATTCGGACTGATTCAATTGGCAGAGCTTATATATGAATATTGCGGCATTGACTTTTTTAAAAACCTTTCCTCTCTTGAAAGCAAAATATCCGAGAGGCTCAAAGAACTGGGTCTTTCGTGCTGGGAATACGGGGGTTATTTAAGAGTTGAACCAAAAGAGTGGGACACGCTTATTGACCTTATTACAGTAAATGAGACCTATTTTTTTCGTGAGGAAAATCTTTTGGAAGAATTTCAAAAGGTTATACTTCCAAAGTACAAGGACCGTACACCAAACAATCCTTTACGCATATGGAGCTCAGCCTGTTCCAGCGGAGAAGAGCCGTATACTTTGGCAATATTAAGTGAAGAGACCGGATTGTTTGAAACTGGCGCAGTTGAGATTATTGCTTCTGATATAGATAAAAAAGTTTTGGAAAAAGCAAGACGGGGATTGTATAATAAAAAATCATTTTCCTTTCGCACAATGCCAAAAGAAATACTTGACAAATATTTTATTTCATTTGGAGATGATTATAAGGTTAAGGATTCAATAAGGGCTATGGTGGATTTTCGCCGTGTGAATCTTCTGGATGAAAATAAATTGGAGAAGGTTGGAGAGGTGGATATAGTTTTTTGCAGAAATGTATTGATTTATTTTGATACAAAAGCAATAAATAAAGTTATTAATTCTTTGTACAAAGTGTTAAGAGCAGGAGGATACTTGTTTTTAGGCCATGCAGAGACCATAACGGGAATGAATACCGGATTTGAGACAATATATACACCTTCGGCATTTTATTATCGGAAAGGAGAAAGGCATTGA